The genomic segment GCATAAATAAACGCAGATGGTCATGGCAGTCGGTTGAGCATAAAAGGTACTGAAGAGCCGATTTGGTATGACTGGTTATGATTGACGGTAAGACTTAGTGATAAAAACTCTGGGAGAGGATTTCATGAAACGACAAGTAAGACAACTTACGTTAGGAATGACTCTGATCGCTTGCTTAATGGGTTCAGTTGCCTGTGAGTCAACGTCATCTGTAAAAAAAACTAAAGTTCGTTCTGCCCATAGTAACTGGATCGAGGAACAGTTTCAAACCGAGATAGTCAATATTGGTCTCAAAAAACTTGGTTATGAAATCGAAAAACCGAAAGAAATAACCTATCCGGTTATTTATGTATCTGTGGCTAATGGCGACCTAGATTATAGTACTATCAACTATGAAAGAGGACACCAAGAATTTTTTGACAATGCTGGGGGTACCAAAAAGTTAGAGCGAGTTGGAGTTCTTACTCCTGATGGTATACAAGGCTATCAGATTGATAAAAAAACGGCTGATAAATATAATATTACTAACCTGGAACAATTTAAAGACCCAAAAATTGCGAAACTATTTGATACAGACGGCAATGGTAAAGCTAATTTAATCGGTTGTGATCCTGGTTGGTTTTGCGAAGTGGTTATCGATCATCACCTCAAAGCTTACGGATTAGAAGATACGGTTGAACACACTAGAGGACAATACATTGTACTACTCGTCGATGTTATGACTCGCTACAAGCAAGGGGAAAGTGTTTTATATTATGCTTATAATCCTCACTGGATATCTACCGTATTAAAACCGACGCAAGATGTAGTTTGGTTAGAAGTTCCCTTTACTTCTCTTCCGGAATCGCAAAAAAATCTAACCGAAAAAGAAACCTCAGTAGACGGAAAAAATCTCGGATTTGCTGTGGATCGTCAGCGCATTATTGGTAACAAGAAATTTTTGGCGGCTAACCCGGTGGCGAAGCGTTGGTTTGAACTGGTTCAAATTCCGGCTGAGGACATTAATGTTGAAAGCCTAAAGATCAAAGAGGGTGAGAACACTCCAGAAGATATCCGTCGCCATGCTAAAGAGTGGGTTGAAAATCATCAAGAGTTGTTTGATAGCTGGGTAGAAGAGGCAAAAAAGGCAGGAGGGGATTCTATTTAAAGGGAATAGGGAATAGGGAGTAGGGAGTAGGGAGTAGGGAGTAGGGAGTAGGGAGTAGGGAGTAGGGAGTAGGGAGTAGGGAAAAAATTTGTGTATCTCATCGGTATTAGAAAGGCTATATAAGTTAAATTACATTAACCAAAAAATAACCAAAAAAGTGATGATTTTTCATAGCATCGCTTTTTTGGATTACCCCTAAAATTTCCCAAAAAAAATTTTCAAAACCCTTGACAAAAATATGTATAATCATTATTATTATAAATATAACGACGAATTCAATGTTTGATTCATGTCAAAAAACCCAAACCTAAAAAAACAACCTGTTGAGCACACTCTAAAAGGCTCTCGTCAAGCAGTAATGCATAGTATGCACATGCTTTATGCACTGGGCTATGCAGAGATTTGCGAGTGGAGCCCTCTGGAGCCAACTGATGTTCCAGACGAAGTGATTACTACAATGATGAAGTATTGGCTGTTGCCATAACAGCTTAAATTTCTGGGGGGTTTTCCCCCCAGGCAAAGGCTCCGGTCTAATCAAATAAGATCACATCAGGTTAGGTTTGGGATCTGACTGACATCAAAAT from the Moorena sp. SIOASIH genome contains:
- the proX gene encoding glycine betaine/L-proline ABC transporter substrate-binding protein ProX, which produces MKRQVRQLTLGMTLIACLMGSVACESTSSVKKTKVRSAHSNWIEEQFQTEIVNIGLKKLGYEIEKPKEITYPVIYVSVANGDLDYSTINYERGHQEFFDNAGGTKKLERVGVLTPDGIQGYQIDKKTADKYNITNLEQFKDPKIAKLFDTDGNGKANLIGCDPGWFCEVVIDHHLKAYGLEDTVEHTRGQYIVLLVDVMTRYKQGESVLYYAYNPHWISTVLKPTQDVVWLEVPFTSLPESQKNLTEKETSVDGKNLGFAVDRQRIIGNKKFLAANPVAKRWFELVQIPAEDINVESLKIKEGENTPEDIRRHAKEWVENHQELFDSWVEEAKKAGGDSI